In Acidovorax sp. 106, the following proteins share a genomic window:
- a CDS encoding 3-hydroxyacyl-CoA dehydrogenase family protein produces the protein METSSPRNARTVVVGGGTMGADVAVVLARGGAHVTVVDPHTDRRNRLLPHIAQELAAAGQAAHAGAVQVCASLQEVDWTGVVLVVECITEQLAAKQHLFAELEAVAPAQAVLASNSSGFPISAIAQGLATAQRMLGLHFFMPAHLVPLVEVVLGERSDPALGTWLHAFMRGCGSVPVLVKKDKPGFLANRMQHALSREAFALIDEGIASPEDVDAAVRFGFGFRFLAAGPVLQRDHAGIEVHTAAAATMYPTLSNIDVPAQALRDKVAQGQLGMKTGKGFFDWPEDRKQAERARYDTLLRQGLALLASELPTIEPPTDTPHADTPSATGARA, from the coding sequence ATGGAAACAAGTTCGCCTCGCAATGCACGCACCGTGGTGGTGGGCGGAGGCACCATGGGGGCCGATGTGGCCGTGGTCCTGGCGCGCGGGGGAGCCCACGTCACGGTGGTAGACCCGCACACCGACCGCCGCAACCGGCTACTGCCCCACATTGCCCAGGAGCTGGCCGCTGCCGGCCAGGCCGCCCACGCAGGCGCAGTGCAGGTGTGCGCATCGCTGCAGGAGGTGGACTGGACTGGCGTGGTGCTGGTGGTCGAATGCATCACCGAGCAACTGGCGGCCAAGCAACACCTGTTTGCCGAGTTAGAAGCCGTGGCCCCCGCCCAGGCCGTGTTGGCCAGCAACAGCTCGGGTTTTCCCATCAGCGCCATTGCCCAGGGGCTGGCCACGGCGCAGCGCATGCTGGGCCTGCACTTCTTCATGCCCGCCCACCTGGTGCCGCTGGTGGAGGTGGTGCTGGGCGAGCGCAGCGACCCGGCACTGGGCACCTGGCTGCATGCCTTTATGCGCGGCTGCGGCAGCGTGCCGGTGCTGGTCAAGAAGGACAAGCCCGGCTTTCTGGCCAACCGCATGCAGCATGCGCTATCTCGCGAGGCGTTTGCCCTCATCGACGAAGGCATTGCCTCACCGGAGGACGTGGACGCGGCCGTGCGCTTTGGCTTCGGCTTCCGCTTTCTAGCTGCCGGTCCGGTGCTGCAGCGCGACCATGCCGGCATCGAGGTGCACACCGCCGCAGCAGCCACCATGTACCCCACGCTGTCCAACATCGACGTGCCCGCCCAAGCCCTGCGCGACAAGGTGGCCCAGGGCCAGCTCGGCATGAAGACGGGCAAAGGCTTCTTCGACTGGCCCGAAGACCGCAAGCAGGCAGAACGCGCGCGCTACGACACTCTGCTGCGCCAGGGCCTGGCGCTGCTGGCCAGCGAGTTGCCCACCATCGAGCCCCCCACCGATACCCCACACGCTGACACCCCATCGGCCACAGGAGCCCGCGCATGA
- a CDS encoding DUF4126 domain-containing protein, whose protein sequence is MDTLWFNIVQWLHTLGLHMDGGTARAVGDAAATATAKLDMPALLALAAALGWASGFRLYAVVFLVGMMGVLGWMPLPPGLAMLQHPLVLMVSGFMLMVEFFADKVPWVDSAWDAIHAFIRVPAGAALAYGVFGADNATMAVVAGLLGGSLSATALATKMTTRAAVNTSPEPFSNWGLSFFEDGLVVAVVWLATQHPVAFGIALVVILVVSVLLLVVLFKFLRAVVRRLSSFFSGSAKVA, encoded by the coding sequence ATGGACACCCTCTGGTTCAACATCGTTCAGTGGCTCCACACGCTGGGGCTGCATATGGATGGTGGCACGGCGCGCGCTGTGGGCGATGCGGCGGCCACAGCAACTGCGAAGCTCGACATGCCCGCCCTGCTGGCGCTGGCCGCCGCACTGGGCTGGGCCAGCGGGTTCCGGCTGTATGCGGTGGTGTTCCTGGTCGGGATGATGGGTGTGCTGGGCTGGATGCCTTTGCCGCCCGGCCTGGCGATGCTGCAGCACCCGCTGGTACTGATGGTCAGCGGCTTCATGCTGATGGTGGAGTTTTTTGCCGACAAGGTGCCCTGGGTGGACAGCGCCTGGGATGCCATCCACGCTTTCATCCGCGTACCCGCTGGCGCTGCGCTGGCGTACGGCGTGTTCGGCGCCGACAACGCCACGATGGCCGTGGTGGCGGGGCTGCTGGGCGGCTCGCTCTCGGCCACGGCCCTGGCTACCAAGATGACCACGCGGGCGGCGGTGAACACGTCGCCCGAGCCGTTTTCTAACTGGGGCCTGTCGTTCTTTGAGGATGGCTTAGTGGTCGCCGTGGTGTGGCTGGCCACGCAGCACCCGGTGGCTTTCGGCATTGCGTTGGTGGTGATATTGGTCGTGTCGGTGCTGCTGCTGGTGGTGCTGTTCAAGTTTTTGCGCGCCGTGGTGCGGCGCTTGTCTTCTTTCTTTTCTGGTTCTGCCAAGGTGGCTTAA
- a CDS encoding hydroxymethylglutaryl-CoA lyase, with the protein MSIPSRVHLIDVGPRDGLQNEKTPVPAAVKIELVHRLQQAGLKEIEVTSYVSPKWVPQMADNHEVMSGIARQSGVAYSVLTPNLKGFDAAVLDLPDEIVVFGSASEAFSQRNINCSIAESIERFAPVVAAALAAGIRVRGAMSCTVGCPYEGDIAPERVTYLAGLLKGIGVQRVDVADTIGVGTPRKVQKALEATLQHFDIDGVSGHFHDTYGQALSNTLAALELGVWNFQSSVAGLGGCPYAKGATGNVATEDVVYMLHGMGVETGIDLDRLIDAGAYISGFLDRKPQSRVANALLAKRAG; encoded by the coding sequence ATGAGCATTCCCTCCCGCGTCCACCTCATCGACGTTGGCCCCCGCGACGGCCTGCAGAACGAAAAGACCCCGGTGCCTGCCGCCGTGAAGATCGAGCTGGTGCACCGCCTTCAACAGGCGGGCCTGAAAGAGATCGAGGTCACGAGCTATGTGAGCCCCAAATGGGTGCCGCAGATGGCCGACAACCACGAGGTGATGAGCGGCATCGCGCGCCAGAGCGGCGTGGCGTACTCGGTGCTTACGCCCAACCTCAAGGGCTTTGACGCGGCGGTGTTGGACCTGCCCGACGAGATTGTCGTCTTCGGCTCCGCCAGCGAGGCCTTCAGCCAGCGCAACATCAACTGCAGCATTGCCGAGAGCATCGAGCGCTTTGCGCCCGTGGTGGCGGCGGCGCTGGCCGCAGGCATTCGTGTGCGCGGTGCCATGAGCTGCACCGTGGGCTGCCCGTACGAGGGCGATATTGCGCCTGAGCGCGTGACATACCTGGCAGGCCTGCTCAAAGGCATTGGCGTGCAGCGTGTGGATGTGGCCGACACCATTGGCGTGGGCACGCCGCGCAAGGTGCAGAAAGCGCTGGAGGCCACGCTGCAGCACTTCGATATCGATGGCGTTTCGGGCCACTTCCACGACACCTACGGCCAAGCGTTGTCCAACACGCTGGCGGCGCTGGAACTGGGCGTGTGGAACTTCCAGTCGTCCGTGGCTGGGCTGGGCGGCTGCCCCTATGCCAAGGGCGCCACGGGCAATGTGGCGACCGAAGACGTGGTGTACATGCTCCATGGCATGGGCGTTGAGACAGGGATTGACCTCGACCGCCTCATCGATGCGGGCGCGTACATTAGCGGCTTTCTGGACCGCAAGCCCCAGTCCCGCGTCGCGAACGCCCTGCTGGCCAAGCGCGCAGGCTGA
- a CDS encoding 3-keto-5-aminohexanoate cleavage protein, with the protein MSASPIPQDQWADPLIVTVAPNGAYKQPADHPAVPITPATLAATAKACLHAGAAMLHMHIRDAQGRHSLDVEGYREAQRVVRQAVGDAMVIQITSEAAGVYQAPVQIAMVEALQPEAVSIGLREVDKPEIGEAGLQRFFTGLAQRRTMVQVILYDVADLRRWQALRASGVVPDAPWFLLFVLGRYSAGQTSSPRDLLPFLNAHEGNEPWAVCAFGAAENACVAAAAVFGGHARVGFENNLLCKDGSTAPDNAALVRQAVEAAQALGRPLATAADIRKRFGAA; encoded by the coding sequence ATGAGTGCATCGCCCATCCCCCAAGACCAGTGGGCCGACCCGCTAATCGTGACCGTAGCGCCCAACGGCGCCTACAAGCAGCCCGCCGACCACCCGGCCGTACCCATCACGCCCGCCACGCTGGCCGCCACGGCCAAGGCCTGCCTTCATGCCGGAGCCGCGATGCTGCACATGCACATCCGCGATGCGCAGGGCCGCCACAGCCTCGATGTGGAGGGCTACCGAGAAGCCCAGCGCGTGGTACGCCAGGCCGTCGGCGATGCCATGGTCATCCAGATCACCAGCGAAGCCGCAGGTGTCTACCAGGCCCCGGTGCAGATCGCCATGGTCGAAGCACTGCAACCCGAGGCCGTGTCCATCGGCCTGCGTGAGGTGGACAAGCCCGAGATTGGCGAAGCGGGGCTGCAGCGCTTCTTCACCGGCCTAGCCCAGCGCCGCACCATGGTGCAGGTCATCCTGTATGACGTGGCCGACCTGCGCCGCTGGCAGGCCTTGCGCGCCAGTGGCGTGGTGCCGGATGCACCGTGGTTCCTGCTGTTCGTGCTGGGCCGCTACAGCGCTGGGCAGACCTCCAGCCCGCGCGACCTACTGCCTTTTCTGAACGCCCACGAGGGTAATGAGCCCTGGGCCGTGTGCGCCTTCGGTGCCGCAGAAAACGCCTGCGTGGCCGCCGCCGCCGTGTTTGGCGGCCACGCCCGCGTGGGGTTTGAAAACAACCTGCTGTGCAAGGACGGCAGCACAGCCCCTGACAACGCCGCACTGGTACGCCAGGCGGTGGAAGCCGCGCAGGCGCTGGGCCGCCCGCTGGCCACTGCCGCCGACATCCGAAAGCGCTTCGGCGCAGCCTGA
- a CDS encoding glyoxylate/hydroxypyruvate reductase A, translating into MKITLCCTDTKAEPWLQGLSAALPGADISVWQPGAPQADYAVVWAPPQQFMDEQLGLKALFNIGAGVDALLKLRLPPGALVVRLDDAGMAVQMAEYVSHAVIRHFREFDGYEADMAAGRWGYRKPRLRSDFPIGVMGLGVLGERVAKALAQFDFPVNGWSRSPKAIDGVRAFTGAEQFNDFLAASRVLVNLLPLTPETTNVINKDTLGRLLPGAYVINVARGAHLVDEDLIAAIASGHVAGATLDVFRTEPLPAGHAFWSHPRITVTPHTSARTLREESIAQIARKMAALERGDPVAGVVNPARGY; encoded by the coding sequence ATGAAAATCACTCTTTGCTGTACCGACACCAAGGCCGAGCCTTGGCTCCAGGGCCTGTCCGCCGCATTGCCTGGCGCTGATATTTCCGTGTGGCAACCCGGCGCCCCGCAGGCCGACTACGCCGTGGTCTGGGCGCCGCCCCAGCAGTTCATGGACGAGCAGTTGGGCCTCAAGGCCTTGTTCAACATCGGCGCGGGTGTGGATGCGCTGCTCAAGTTGCGCCTGCCGCCCGGCGCGCTGGTGGTGCGGCTCGATGATGCGGGCATGGCTGTGCAGATGGCCGAATACGTGAGCCACGCGGTCATCCGCCACTTTCGCGAGTTCGACGGCTACGAGGCCGACATGGCGGCGGGGCGCTGGGGCTACCGCAAGCCGCGCCTGCGCAGTGACTTTCCCATCGGCGTGATGGGCCTGGGCGTGCTGGGCGAGCGCGTGGCCAAGGCGTTGGCTCAGTTTGACTTTCCCGTCAATGGCTGGAGCCGCAGCCCCAAGGCCATCGATGGTGTGCGCGCCTTCACGGGTGCGGAGCAGTTCAACGACTTTCTGGCCGCCAGCCGTGTGCTGGTCAACCTGCTGCCCCTCACCCCCGAAACGACCAACGTCATCAACAAAGACACGTTGGGTCGCCTGTTGCCCGGCGCTTACGTGATCAATGTGGCGCGCGGCGCGCACCTGGTGGATGAAGACCTGATCGCCGCCATAGCCAGCGGCCACGTGGCGGGTGCCACGCTCGATGTGTTCCGCACCGAGCCCTTGCCCGCAGGCCATGCGTTCTGGTCGCATCCGCGCATCACCGTCACGCCGCACACCTCGGCGCGCACGCTGCGTGAGGAGAGCATTGCGCAGATCGCGCGCAAGATGGCGGCGCTAGAGCGGGGCGATCCGGTGGCGGGCGTGGTGAACCCCGCGCGCGGTTACTGA
- a CDS encoding LysR family transcriptional regulator — protein MKINWSAREVDVFLSLAETLSFRRTALQMHLSQSAVSGTVARLEEMLDVRLFERTTRTVQLTLAGEVFAEQARFLRHQMEETVRRVQEVAQLQVGRIALAALPSLAAGAVPRAFARFAAQHPGVQMELIDSLAGPAFDMVRAGRVDFALTAANPAYADLDYTPLVSDRFVLLMPRTHALARGRGAVAWADVAELPHISMPAGTSVRQYAQEALLTHRIRFEPRYEVEHLATIAAMVAAGLGVSALPELAAQVVRRPEVVTRALKAPVLHRPIGLITLRGRPLSLAAQAMVALLRQEVEGDGTRTG, from the coding sequence ATGAAGATCAATTGGTCCGCTCGCGAGGTAGACGTTTTCCTGTCGCTGGCCGAAACGCTGAGCTTTCGGCGCACGGCCCTGCAGATGCACCTGTCGCAATCGGCGGTGTCAGGCACAGTGGCGCGTCTGGAAGAGATGCTGGACGTGCGCTTGTTTGAGCGCACCACGCGCACCGTGCAGCTCACGCTGGCGGGCGAGGTGTTTGCCGAGCAGGCGCGGTTTCTGCGCCACCAGATGGAAGAAACCGTACGCCGCGTGCAGGAGGTGGCGCAGCTGCAGGTGGGCCGCATTGCGCTGGCGGCGCTGCCGTCGCTGGCAGCCGGGGCGGTGCCACGCGCGTTTGCAAGGTTTGCCGCGCAGCACCCGGGCGTGCAGATGGAGCTGATCGACAGCCTGGCAGGCCCCGCGTTTGACATGGTGCGCGCCGGGCGGGTGGACTTTGCCCTCACCGCCGCCAACCCCGCCTATGCGGACCTGGACTACACCCCGCTGGTGTCCGACCGGTTTGTGCTGCTGATGCCGCGCACGCACGCCCTGGCCCGGGGGCGCGGTGCCGTGGCCTGGGCCGATGTGGCTGAGCTGCCCCACATCTCCATGCCCGCAGGCACCAGCGTGCGGCAGTACGCGCAAGAGGCTTTGCTGACGCACCGTATCCGCTTTGAACCCCGCTACGAGGTGGAGCACCTGGCCACCATTGCGGCCATGGTGGCGGCGGGGCTGGGTGTGAGCGCGCTGCCCGAGCTGGCTGCCCAGGTCGTGCGCAGGCCCGAGGTGGTCACGCGAGCGCTCAAGGCGCCCGTGCTGCACCGGCCCATCGGGTTGATCACGCTGCGCGGGCGGCCGCTTTCGCTGGCGGCACAGGCCATGGTGGCGCTGCTGCGGCAAGAGGTGGAGGGTGATGGCACCCGTACTGGCTGA
- a CDS encoding DUF1289 domain-containing protein codes for MSTTESIAARALLMSDAGYFDVNSDEVVPSPCISVCRLTDDRTRCEGCFRTIDEIRAWSGADSAQRRAIWVTLLQRAGVALPAPLVP; via the coding sequence ATGAGTACTACTGAATCCATAGCTGCTCGCGCTTTATTGATGAGCGATGCAGGCTATTTTGATGTGAACTCTGACGAGGTGGTGCCATCGCCGTGCATTTCGGTGTGCCGCCTGACGGACGACCGCACGCGCTGCGAAGGCTGCTTTCGCACGATTGACGAAATCCGCGCCTGGTCGGGCGCCGACAGTGCGCAGCGGCGTGCCATCTGGGTGACGCTGTTGCAGCGGGCTGGTGTGGCCCTGCCTGCGCCGTTGGTGCCGTAG
- a CDS encoding acetyl/propionyl/methylcrotonyl-CoA carboxylase subunit alpha: MFNKILIANRGEIACRVAATAKRLGVKTVAVYSDADANAKHVAVCDEAVHIGGSAPKDSYLRWERIIEAAQATGAQAIHPGYGFLSENEDFAQACAAAGLVFIGPPASAIKDMGLKAESKQLMEKAGVPLVPGYHGADQDPALLQREADRIGYPVLIKASAGGGGKGMRAVDKAEDFAAALESCKREAINSFGDDAVLVEKYVQRPRHIEIQVFGDTHGNCVYLFERDCSVQRRHQKVLEEAPAPGMTPALRQQMGEAAVAAAKAVNYVGAGTVEFIVEQPGGYEKPEDMKFFFMEMNTRLQVEHPVTEAITGLDLVEWQLRVASGEPLPLQQQDLRIIGHAIEARICAENPDNNFLPATGALNVYALPECVTFERGLVRVDSGVRQGDAISPFYDSMVAKLIVHGDTREQALARLDDALAQTHIVGLATNVQFLRRVARTEAFASAKLDTALIPREQAVLFHQEPVGLPLAAAAAVAQTLLNERASEGVDPFSRRDGFHTHGVVQRRFEFEFGGEHAKALLTYERGGNLHLAVGEGDAAVAGPLVFSDLAQGIELQFAGQRTRAAVYAQGEVDHVFTPLGATQITAIDLLAHAGEAAAEGGRLTAPMPGKVVSFAVKAGDAVTKGQPLAVMEAMKMEHTIAAPADGVVQELLYAPGDQVTEGAELLKLVAAEKA; the protein is encoded by the coding sequence ATGTTCAACAAAATCCTGATTGCCAATCGTGGGGAGATTGCCTGCCGAGTGGCGGCTACGGCAAAACGCCTGGGCGTGAAGACCGTCGCCGTGTATTCCGATGCCGACGCCAATGCCAAGCATGTGGCCGTGTGCGACGAGGCCGTGCACATTGGCGGCAGCGCGCCCAAGGACAGCTACCTGCGCTGGGAGCGCATCATCGAAGCCGCCCAGGCCACGGGCGCGCAGGCCATCCACCCTGGCTACGGTTTCCTGAGCGAGAACGAAGACTTTGCGCAGGCCTGTGCCGCTGCGGGCTTGGTCTTTATCGGCCCGCCCGCCTCGGCCATCAAGGACATGGGGCTCAAGGCCGAGTCCAAACAGCTGATGGAAAAGGCGGGCGTGCCCCTGGTGCCCGGCTACCACGGCGCCGACCAGGACCCGGCCCTGCTGCAGCGCGAGGCCGACCGCATTGGCTACCCCGTGCTCATCAAGGCCAGCGCGGGTGGCGGCGGCAAGGGCATGCGCGCGGTGGACAAGGCCGAGGACTTTGCCGCCGCGCTCGAATCGTGCAAGCGCGAAGCCATCAACAGCTTTGGCGACGATGCGGTGCTGGTTGAAAAGTACGTGCAGCGCCCTCGCCACATCGAGATCCAGGTGTTTGGCGACACGCATGGCAACTGCGTGTACCTGTTCGAGCGCGACTGCTCGGTGCAGCGCCGCCACCAGAAGGTGCTGGAAGAAGCCCCCGCCCCCGGCATGACGCCCGCGCTGCGCCAGCAGATGGGTGAGGCCGCCGTGGCCGCCGCCAAGGCCGTGAACTACGTGGGCGCAGGCACGGTGGAGTTCATCGTGGAGCAGCCGGGCGGCTATGAAAAGCCGGAAGACATGAAGTTTTTCTTCATGGAGATGAACACCCGCCTGCAGGTGGAGCACCCGGTGACCGAGGCCATCACGGGTCTCGATCTGGTGGAGTGGCAGTTGCGCGTGGCGTCGGGCGAGCCGCTGCCGCTGCAGCAGCAAGACCTGCGCATCATCGGCCACGCCATCGAGGCGCGCATCTGCGCCGAGAACCCCGACAACAACTTCCTGCCTGCCACCGGCGCGCTCAACGTGTATGCGCTGCCCGAGTGCGTGACCTTTGAGCGGGGCTTGGTACGCGTGGACTCTGGTGTGCGCCAGGGCGACGCGATCAGCCCCTTCTACGACTCCATGGTGGCCAAGCTCATCGTGCACGGCGACACGCGCGAACAGGCGCTGGCCCGGCTCGATGACGCGCTGGCCCAGACCCACATCGTGGGCCTGGCGACCAATGTGCAGTTCTTGCGCCGCGTGGCACGCACTGAGGCATTTGCCAGCGCCAAGCTCGACACCGCGCTGATCCCGCGCGAGCAGGCCGTGCTGTTCCATCAGGAGCCCGTGGGTTTGCCCCTGGCCGCTGCGGCTGCCGTGGCGCAGACCCTGCTGAATGAGCGCGCCAGCGAGGGCGTGGACCCGTTCAGCCGCCGCGACGGATTTCACACGCATGGCGTGGTGCAGCGTCGGTTTGAGTTTGAATTTGGTGGCGAACATGCCAAAGCGCTGCTGACCTACGAGCGTGGTGGCAATCTGCACTTGGCCGTGGGCGAAGGCGATGCTGCCGTGGCCGGGCCGCTGGTGTTCAGCGACTTGGCGCAGGGCATCGAGTTGCAATTTGCCGGCCAGCGCACCCGCGCTGCCGTGTACGCGCAAGGCGAGGTGGACCATGTGTTCACCCCGCTGGGCGCCACGCAGATCACCGCCATCGACCTGCTGGCCCACGCGGGTGAGGCAGCGGCTGAAGGCGGTCGCCTGACGGCCCCCATGCCCGGCAAGGTGGTGTCGTTTGCCGTGAAGGCGGGCGACGCGGTGACCAAGGGCCAGCCCCTGGCGGTGATGGAGGCCATGAAGATGGAGCACACCATCGCCGCACCGGCCGACGGTGTGGTGCAGGAACTGCTGTACGCGCCCGGCGACCAGGTCACCGAAGGGGCTGAGCTGCTCAAGCTGGTGGCGGCCGAAAAGGCCTGA
- a CDS encoding 2-hydroxychromene-2-carboxylate isomerase — MKHITFYLDFVSPYAWLAFERLPDALEGLSYSVAYQPVLLGALLQQHGNPGPAGIAPKRDWTYRHVTWLGHAQGTPLQMPARHPFNPLPLLRQALACSDDGRINRFVAGTVLRHVWQGGHDALDAERLKVLAAQLSEQVRPGQDLHSDAPKALLRANTEAAQAAGVFGVPAFGVDGKVFWGLDCLPMLRAYLAGDAWFDGSQWDAVQQVPSGLPTPTERKA, encoded by the coding sequence ATGAAGCACATCACGTTTTATTTGGACTTTGTGTCGCCCTATGCCTGGCTGGCGTTCGAGCGCTTGCCTGATGCGCTGGAGGGCCTGAGCTACAGCGTGGCTTACCAGCCGGTGCTGCTGGGCGCCTTGTTGCAGCAGCACGGCAACCCCGGCCCGGCGGGCATTGCCCCCAAGCGCGACTGGACCTACCGCCATGTGACCTGGCTGGGCCACGCGCAGGGCACGCCACTGCAGATGCCTGCGCGCCACCCGTTCAACCCGCTGCCTTTGCTGCGGCAGGCGCTGGCTTGCAGTGACGACGGCCGCATCAACCGTTTTGTGGCGGGCACGGTGCTGCGCCATGTGTGGCAGGGCGGGCACGACGCGCTGGACGCTGAGCGGCTGAAGGTGCTGGCCGCGCAATTGAGCGAGCAGGTGCGCCCAGGGCAGGACCTGCACAGCGATGCCCCCAAGGCGCTGCTGCGCGCCAACACCGAGGCGGCGCAAGCCGCTGGCGTGTTTGGCGTGCCCGCGTTTGGGGTGGATGGCAAGGTGTTTTGGGGGCTCGACTGCTTGCCCATGCTGCGGGCCTATCTGGCGGGGGACGCCTGGTTTGACGGCTCGCAGTGGGATGCGGTGCAGCAGGTGCCATCCGGCCTGCCGACGCCCACC
- a CDS encoding YbaK/EbsC family protein, which produces MCGSELIPLPDGVQRVAAALLEKGHPHAPRMLDNSARTAQEAADALGIAVGQIAKSIIFRRKSDDVAVLVVTSGDRRVDEKKVEAHVGKVGRADADFVKSRTGFSIGGVSPVAHATPPVTLIDQDLLRFDVVWAAAGHPHGVFALHPSDLHRLTGAPVVDVVQAVAPVAPAHAPAPGSAGA; this is translated from the coding sequence ATGTGTGGAAGTGAATTGATCCCCTTGCCCGATGGCGTGCAGCGCGTGGCTGCCGCCTTGCTCGAAAAAGGCCACCCGCATGCCCCGCGCATGCTCGACAACTCGGCCCGCACCGCGCAGGAAGCCGCCGATGCTTTGGGCATTGCCGTGGGACAGATTGCCAAGAGCATCATTTTTCGGCGCAAGAGCGACGACGTGGCCGTGCTGGTGGTTACCTCGGGCGACCGGCGAGTGGACGAAAAGAAGGTCGAAGCCCATGTGGGCAAAGTGGGCCGCGCCGACGCGGACTTCGTCAAATCGCGCACAGGGTTTTCGATTGGCGGAGTCTCGCCCGTGGCCCACGCCACGCCGCCCGTGACGCTGATTGACCAGGACCTGCTGCGCTTTGACGTGGTGTGGGCAGCGGCTGGCCACCCGCATGGCGTGTTTGCACTGCACCCGAGCGACCTGCATCGCCTGACGGGCGCGCCGGTGGTGGATGTGGTGCAGGCCGTGGCCCCAGTGGCCCCAGCGCATGCCCCAGCCCCAGGGAGTGCTGGTGCATGA
- a CDS encoding tripartite tricarboxylate transporter substrate binding protein: MPHSTPSPSLRTTRRALLHAACALPLALGIAGAATAQTATNAWPSKTIRFVVPYPPGGPTDLMARMLQPELQSRLGVTVIVDNKGGAGGNTGSAEVAKQAPADGHTLLLAASGPMAVNASLYSSMPFNPLTDLAPVVQLSAFPLVLEVHPSLGVKTLAEFLAVAKAGKPVLSYASAGNGTPQHLAGELFNSTLGVKLAHIPYRGAGPALNDLIGGQVNVMFDIVGSSLPHIQAGKLIPLAVTSSERAKVLPNVPTLAEAGVPGYQITGWHGIAVRAGTPQPIIDKLNTTVNAIFKEPAFRAKWEAIGTPVVAGSAADFGALIKADAQRLGKLVRDAGVTVD, from the coding sequence ATGCCCCACTCAACACCTTCACCCTCACTGCGCACCACCCGGCGCGCCCTGTTGCACGCCGCCTGCGCCTTGCCGCTGGCCCTGGGCATTGCAGGCGCAGCAACTGCCCAAACAGCGACCAACGCCTGGCCCAGCAAGACCATCCGCTTCGTGGTGCCCTACCCGCCCGGCGGCCCTACCGATCTGATGGCGCGCATGCTGCAACCTGAGCTGCAAAGTCGGCTGGGCGTGACCGTGATCGTGGACAACAAGGGCGGCGCAGGCGGCAACACCGGCAGCGCCGAGGTTGCCAAGCAAGCCCCTGCCGACGGCCACACGCTGCTGCTGGCAGCCAGCGGCCCCATGGCGGTGAACGCTTCGCTGTACAGCAGCATGCCGTTCAACCCGTTGACCGACCTGGCCCCGGTGGTGCAACTGTCCGCCTTTCCGCTGGTGCTCGAAGTACATCCATCGCTCGGAGTGAAAACGCTGGCCGAATTTCTGGCCGTGGCCAAAGCAGGCAAGCCGGTGCTGAGCTACGCCTCTGCGGGCAATGGCACGCCCCAGCATCTGGCGGGCGAGCTGTTCAACAGCACGCTAGGGGTCAAGCTGGCGCACATCCCCTACCGGGGTGCAGGCCCCGCACTCAACGACCTGATCGGCGGCCAGGTCAATGTGATGTTCGACATCGTGGGAAGCTCCCTGCCCCATATTCAGGCGGGCAAGCTAATCCCGCTGGCCGTCACGTCGAGCGAACGCGCCAAGGTACTGCCCAACGTGCCCACCCTGGCCGAAGCTGGTGTGCCCGGCTACCAGATCACCGGCTGGCATGGCATTGCGGTGCGCGCAGGCACGCCACAGCCCATCATCGACAAGCTCAACACCACGGTCAACGCCATCTTCAAGGAACCCGCCTTCCGAGCCAAATGGGAAGCCATCGGTACACCTGTGGTGGCAGGCTCAGCGGCGGACTTTGGCGCGCTCATCAAGGCAGATGCACAACGCCTGGGCAAGCTGGTGCGTGACGCGGGCGTGACGGTGGACTGA